The following coding sequences are from one Natrarchaeobaculum sulfurireducens window:
- a CDS encoding aldo/keto reductase yields MEYTTLGNTGTTVSQLCFGTWRFGRATGDLENETDREEAHELLDACWDQGINFIDTANVYGNPDGTSEEWIGEWLAEYDREDFVIASKVYFPFDGWGDPRPNDSGLGRKHIRRQIDGTLERLGTDYLDLYYIHRWDDETPIEETLSVLTDLVREGKVNHLGASTMAAWKLTKALWTADVADLERFDVTQPMVNAAHYDVVGDYLDVCADQDLAVCPYSPLAGGFLTGKYERTDDGGVEAPDGSRGSLDDLFEDRYATDRAWDVLETIDSVADEVDATPAQVSLRWLMDQTRFTCVPIVGARTTGQLTENVGAIELELTDEQFDRIDAARSSE; encoded by the coding sequence CGAGACCGACCGCGAGGAGGCCCACGAGTTGCTCGACGCCTGCTGGGACCAGGGAATCAATTTCATCGACACGGCGAACGTCTACGGCAATCCCGACGGCACCAGCGAAGAGTGGATCGGCGAGTGGCTCGCCGAGTACGACCGCGAGGATTTCGTGATCGCCTCGAAAGTCTACTTCCCGTTCGACGGCTGGGGCGACCCACGACCGAACGATTCGGGGCTGGGTCGCAAACACATCCGTCGGCAGATCGACGGCACGCTCGAGCGCCTCGGCACCGACTACCTCGACCTCTACTACATCCATCGCTGGGACGACGAAACGCCGATCGAGGAGACGCTCTCGGTGCTTACGGACCTCGTCCGCGAAGGGAAAGTCAACCACCTCGGAGCGAGTACGATGGCCGCCTGGAAGCTAACGAAGGCACTTTGGACCGCAGACGTGGCGGACCTCGAGCGTTTCGACGTCACTCAGCCGATGGTCAACGCCGCCCACTACGACGTCGTCGGGGACTATCTCGACGTCTGCGCTGACCAGGATCTCGCAGTCTGTCCGTACTCGCCGCTGGCCGGTGGGTTCCTTACCGGCAAGTACGAACGCACCGACGACGGCGGCGTCGAAGCGCCCGATGGCTCGCGGGGGAGCCTCGACGACCTGTTCGAGGACCGCTATGCGACCGATCGGGCCTGGGACGTTCTCGAGACCATCGACTCCGTCGCCGACGAGGTCGACGCCACGCCTGCACAGGTCTCACTGCGTTGGCTGATGGACCAGACGCGCTTTACCTGCGTCCCCATCGTCGGCGCACGAACGACCGGACAACTCACAGAGAACGTCGGTGCGATCGAACTCGAGCTCACCGACGAGCAGTTCGATCGCATCGACGCGGCTCGAAGCAGTGAGTAG